From one Mesoaciditoga lauensis cd-1655R = DSM 25116 genomic stretch:
- a CDS encoding type II toxin-antitoxin system RelB/DinJ family antitoxin, translating into MARISTSLRVDEDAKKAATKIFKEYGLSFSDGVNIFLHQVSLTKGFPFEIKLPNKKTMKAIDELNKREGKSFDNVDDLFTDLEDK; encoded by the coding sequence ATGGCAAGAATAAGTACAAGCTTGAGAGTGGATGAAGATGCTAAGAAAGCCGCCACGAAGATTTTTAAAGAATATGGTTTAAGTTTTAGCGATGGGGTTAACATATTTTTGCATCAAGTATCCTTGACAAAAGGTTTTCCGTTTGAAATAAAGTTGCCAAACAAAAAAACCATGAAGGCAATTGACGAACTAAACAAAAGAGAAGGAAAATCCTTTGATAACGTAGATGATCTATTCACGGATCTAGAAGATAAATGA
- a CDS encoding type II toxin-antitoxin system YafQ family toxin, with protein MKYRIFRTKSFKKDYKKLSTKEKEVLRTVVIKIANGEKLDTKFKDHKLAGKLKNFRECHLKPNLLLIYRVDKTELELVRVGTHSELFVS; from the coding sequence ATGAAATACCGTATTTTTCGCACCAAATCTTTCAAAAAAGACTACAAAAAGCTTTCTACCAAAGAAAAAGAAGTTTTAAGAACCGTGGTGATTAAAATAGCTAACGGAGAAAAACTCGACACAAAATTCAAAGATCATAAGCTCGCTGGAAAATTGAAAAACTTCAGGGAATGTCATTTGAAGCCCAATCTGCTACTCATATATAGAGTTGACAAAACAGAACTTGAATTGGTAAGAGTGGGAACTCATTCAGAATTATTTGTGAGTTAA